In Anomaloglossus baeobatrachus isolate aAnoBae1 unplaced genomic scaffold, aAnoBae1.hap1 Scaffold_2567, whole genome shotgun sequence, the DNA window ggatcccacttcgcccagagccctgagggggatggggaaggaaaacagcatgtgggctccagcctccgtacccgcaatggatacctcaaccttaacaacaccgccgacaagagtggggtgagaagggagcatgctgggggccctatatgggcccacttttcttccatccgacctggtcagcagctgctgctgaccaatctgtggagctatgtgtgcaggtctgcctccttcgcacaaagcaataaaactgaggagcccgtgggagcacggggggtgtataggcagaaggggaggggcttaacacttttgagtgtaatactttgtgcggcctccggaggcatagcctatacacccaattgtctgggtctcccaatagagcgacaaagaaaacgcagtgtgcgcacagggcctaatggagTCTTCAGACTTGgtatattgatgacctttccttggCACGGACATGCCATCACTTTATTATCAGTAGGGTTATACTTCTAGGACCCCCCACAATCCTGAGACTGAAGGGGCTAAGATGTCAATGTGTAGGAAAATTAGTGGATCCGCTTCAATCTCACAATCTGCACCCCACTAGTCATGTGATGGTATATCTTTTCTATAGGCTTCACTTTATTATATGGGTTTTTCCACCAATCTAATTCTGTGCTAATATTCTCGGCACTGGTAATGACACTTTCCATTTAGGCCGGGTGTGGGTGGGTTTCTAATACTAACCTTGAATCCTGTTGGGCACCAGTCTACAAACTGAATAGTGCGTTTTGTCTTAATGGTTGCGATAGCGGCGTTGACATCCTTGGGGACCACGTCCCCCCTGTATAACATGCAGCAGGCCATGTATTTGCCGTGGCGGGGGTCACACTTCACCATCTGGTTTGCAGGCTCAAAGCAGGCATTGGTTATTTCAGCCACGGACAGCTGCTCGTGGTAGGCCTTCTCTGCAGAGATGACAGGCGCGTACGTGACCAGCGGGAAATGGATACGTGGATATGGAACCAGGTTTGTCTGAAATTCGGTGAGATCAACATTTAAAGCCCCATCAAACCTCAGCGAGGCAGTGATGGACGACACGATCTGCCCAATGAGACGGTTGAGATTTGTGTATGTTGGACGTTCAATGTCCAAGTTTCGGCGACAAATATCATAAATGGCCTCATTGTCCACCATAAAGGCACAATCTGAATGCTCCAGCGTGGTGTGTGTGGTCAGTATGGAGTTGTATGGCTCCACCACTGCTGTGGACACTTGCGGTGCTGGGTAGATTGCAAACTCAAGCTTGGACTTCTTGCCATAATCTATAGAGAGTCTCTCCATCAGAAGAGATGCAAATCCTGAGCCTGTGCCGCCTCCAAAGCTGTGGAAAATGAGGAAACCTTGTAATCCGGTGCACTGGTCAGCCTGCGAGAGAAGATAGTGCCATATTACACACAACTGTCATAACCAAAGCCTTCCATGTCCTCTATGTATAGATCAGTGCTGATCATAGGGGCCATAGAGGAGCCTCAGTCACCATCACAGCCCTGCGATCATGTAACACCAGCttcatacagtgcgtccacccatctcctgtatacaccgcacctatatacagcgtgtccacccatctcctgtatacaccgcacctatatttaatgtgtccacccatctcctgtatacaccgcacctatacagagcgtgtccacccatctcctgtatacaccgcacctatatacagtgtgtccacccatctcctgtatacaccacacctatatacagtgtgtccacccatatcctgtatacaccgcacctatatacagtgtgtccacccatctcctgtatacaccgcacctatatacagtgtgtccacccatatcctgtatacaccgcacctatatacagcgtgtccacccatctcctgtatacaccgcacctatatacagtgtgtccactcatctcctgtatacaccgcacctatatacagagtgtccacccatctcctgtatacaccgcacctatacagagtgtccacccatctcctgtatacaccgcacctatatacagcgtgtccacccatctcctgtatacaccgcacctatatacagcgtgtccacccatctcctgtatacaccgcacctatacagagcgtgtccacccatctcctgtatacaccgcacctatatacagtgtgtccacccatctcctgtatacaccgcacctatatacagtgtgtccacccatctcctgtatacaccgcacctatatacagcgtgtccacccatctcctgtatacaccgcacctatacagagcgtgcccacccatctcctgtatacaccgcacctatatacagtgtgtccacccatctcctgtatacaccgcacctatatacagtgtgtccacccatctcctgtatacaccgcacctatatacagcgtgtccacccatctcctgtatacaccacacctatatgcagtgtgtccacccatatcctgtaaacaccgcacctatatacagtgtccacccatatcctgtatacaccgcacctatatacagtgtgtccacccatctcctgtatacaccgcacctatatacagcgtgtccacccatcttctgtatacaccgcacct includes these proteins:
- the LOC142263276 gene encoding tubulin alpha-3 chain-like, translating into MRECISIHVGQAGVQIGNACWELYCLEHGIQPDGQMPSDKTIGGGNDSFNTFFSETGAGKHSPRAVFVDLEPTVVDEVRTGTYRQLFHPEQLITGKEDAANNYARGHYTIGKEIVDLVLDRIRKLADQCTGLQGFLIFHSFGGGTGSGFASLLMERLSIDYGKKSKLEFAIYPAPQVSTAVVEPYNSILTTHTTLEHSDCAFMVDNEAIYDICRRNLDIERPTYTNLNRLIGQIVSSITASLRFDGALNVDLTEFQTNLVPYPRIHFPLVTYAPVISAEKAYHEQLSVAEITNACFEPANQMVKCDPRHGKYMACCMLYRGDVVPKDVNAAIATIKTKRTIQFVDWCPTGFKVGINYQPPTVVPGGDLAKVQRAVCMLSNTTAIAEAWARLDHKFDLMYAKRAFVHWYVGEGMEEGEFSEAREDLAALEKDYEEVGIDSVYEEAEEGEEY